From bacterium BMS3Abin08, a single genomic window includes:
- the dsrF gene encoding intracellular sulfur oxidation protein DsrF produces the protein MGDISIILRRPPYGTVDASEAIRHALGGVTEDIAVKLILVDGGVNAARRNQDTSNTEYMSAEEGIRDCIDMDVDVYADKLSLKDTHLGADDIVEGVILAGSSEIAELVKESDTTIIF, from the coding sequence ATGGGAGACATTAGTATAATCTTGAGAAGGCCGCCTTACGGCACTGTTGACGCCTCCGAGGCCATCCGTCATGCCCTGGGGGGAGTAACCGAAGATATTGCAGTCAAGCTTATCCTTGTGGACGGAGGGGTAAACGCAGCACGCAGAAACCAGGATACATCCAACACCGAATATATGAGTGCAGAGGAAGGAATCAGAGACTGCATTGATATGGACGTTGATGTATATGCTGACAAGCTTTCATTAAAAGATACCCATCTTGGGGCTGATGATATCGTGGAGGGTGTTATTCTTGCCGGCAGTTCTGAAATTGCAGAACTCGTGAAAGAATCAGACACAACAATAATTTTTTAA
- the cadC gene encoding cadmium resistance transcriptional regulatory protein CadC — MDILQRKSDILKAIAQPTRLKIIELLRDGERCVCEMIPLLNEEQANISKHLSILRQAGVVEFRKEGVSSYYKIKDRRILKIIGIADDMVRKEILNSAELAREMGLKR, encoded by the coding sequence ATGGACATCTTACAGAGAAAATCCGACATATTAAAGGCCATTGCACAGCCCACGCGGCTGAAGATAATCGAACTTTTAAGGGATGGTGAAAGGTGTGTTTGTGAGATGATCCCCCTTCTTAATGAAGAGCAGGCCAATATCTCCAAGCACCTCTCCATTCTCCGGCAGGCGGGTGTTGTGGAGTTCAGAAAAGAAGGAGTAAGTTCTTACTATAAGATTAAGGACAGGAGAATACTTAAAATAATAGGCATTGCCGACGACATGGTCAGAAAAGAAATACTTAACTCAGCGGAACTGGCCAGGGAGATGGGTCTGAAGAGATAA
- the phnD_1 gene encoding phosphate-import protein PhnD precursor — translation MHLAERPDLRSGMKARNVINQIFLTLASSDLWSESLTVKRSHFLRTLLSIAVLVILCASIPSKAVAQNIMGPVRIGVASMITPVDAVKYYQDIVDYISEKLSVPVEMVQRRTYDEMDKMLEKGEVDAAFICSAPYVKDRRKFGVELLVAPRVDGSVFYRSYIIVHKDSNIKTLADLKGRTFAFTDPKSNSGKLYPEYKLAKSGYTPEEYFKKYIYSYSHNKSVELVAKRVVDGAAVESLVYEYMKKKGSPYVMETKVIEESPEFAIPPVVVSTGISIFKKEKLREVLLNMHRDPQGRRILDAMLIEHFEKVPDSNYDSIRDMEAFLATFKKPAKKKTRDAKTVYFGVIPRDNPRIAYEKYQPLIDYLIEDTGLDIELVLKRSYEETVNALGHGDIDIALLGPLTYLEAHAKFGATCILRSITDKNESFYRSVIIARKGSDVKKPADLKDKKFAFASLKSTSGNLIPRYLLAEAGIHLRELRSYKNFDYHDSVVKWVLKGEYDAGAVRETVAEKYLPLGLRIVASSSAIPTGPVVVGPRTPYVVVEKLRRSLLNMNKSKKGRAVLKKADREIQGGFIKATDSDYAGVRRMINDVPKTCGAGCHPKIKL, via the coding sequence ATGCACCTTGCCGAAAGACCCGACCTTAGGTCGGGGATGAAGGCAAGGAATGTAATTAATCAAATTTTCCTTACATTGGCAAGCTCCGACCTTTGGTCGGAGAGCTTGACAGTTAAAAGATCACATTTTCTCCGGACTCTTCTGTCAATAGCCGTTCTTGTAATTCTTTGCGCTTCTATCCCTTCAAAAGCAGTTGCCCAGAATATCATGGGGCCCGTAAGAATCGGTGTTGCCTCGATGATTACCCCGGTGGATGCAGTTAAATACTACCAGGATATTGTTGATTATATTTCTGAGAAACTTAGTGTCCCTGTGGAGATGGTCCAACGGAGGACTTACGATGAAATGGACAAGATGCTTGAGAAGGGGGAGGTGGATGCTGCCTTTATATGCTCTGCGCCCTATGTGAAGGACAGGAGAAAGTTCGGGGTCGAACTCCTCGTTGCTCCGAGGGTCGATGGGAGTGTATTTTACAGATCCTATATAATCGTTCACAAAGACAGTAATATTAAAACACTTGCTGACCTGAAGGGGCGGACCTTCGCCTTTACCGATCCTAAATCCAACTCGGGAAAACTCTATCCGGAGTATAAACTTGCCAAATCAGGATATACCCCCGAGGAGTATTTTAAAAAGTACATTTACAGTTACAGCCATAACAAATCCGTTGAGCTTGTTGCAAAGAGGGTGGTAGACGGAGCAGCCGTGGAAAGCCTTGTCTATGAGTATATGAAAAAGAAGGGGTCTCCCTATGTAATGGAAACGAAGGTCATAGAAGAATCACCTGAATTTGCAATACCCCCGGTCGTCGTTTCAACAGGCATATCCATCTTTAAGAAGGAGAAACTGCGGGAGGTGCTGCTGAACATGCACAGGGACCCTCAAGGCAGGAGGATACTCGATGCCATGTTGATTGAACATTTTGAAAAAGTTCCGGACAGTAACTATGATTCCATCCGGGATATGGAGGCTTTTCTTGCTACATTCAAAAAACCGGCAAAAAAGAAGACAAGGGATGCAAAGACAGTATACTTCGGGGTGATTCCACGGGATAATCCAAGGATTGCCTATGAGAAGTATCAGCCGCTTATCGACTATCTTATAGAAGATACAGGGCTCGATATAGAACTGGTACTTAAGCGGTCTTATGAGGAGACGGTAAATGCACTGGGCCATGGCGATATCGATATAGCCCTTCTCGGGCCCCTGACTTATCTTGAAGCTCACGCAAAATTCGGGGCAACCTGTATATTAAGAAGCATTACAGATAAAAATGAGAGCTTTTACCGGAGTGTTATTATTGCAAGGAAGGGGTCGGATGTAAAAAAACCGGCAGACCTTAAAGACAAAAAATTCGCCTTTGCATCATTAAAGTCAACTTCCGGTAACCTCATACCCCGCTATCTCCTTGCAGAAGCCGGGATCCATTTGAGGGAATTGAGGAGTTACAAGAATTTCGATTATCATGATTCAGTGGTCAAGTGGGTGCTCAAGGGCGAATATGATGCCGGTGCTGTCAGGGAGACCGTGGCTGAGAAGTATCTCCCTCTTGGACTCAGGATTGTTGCTTCGTCCTCCGCCATTCCGACGGGCCCTGTTGTAGTAGGCCCCCGGACCCCTTATGTAGTGGTTGAGAAGTTAAGGCGGTCCCTTTTGAATATGAACAAATCGAAAAAGGGCAGGGCAGTGCTGAAGAAGGCGGACAGGGAGATCCAAGGTGGATTTATTAAAGCAACCGATTCTGATTATGCGGGGGTCAGGAGGATGATCAATGATGTTCCTAAGACATGCGGTGCAGGATGTCACCCGAAAATAAAATTGTGA
- the tsaA gene encoding putative tRNA (adenine(37)-N6)-methyltransferase, producing the protein MKGSFKIGCEVVSLQSNGMKVGFKHIGFVRHESPTVPRHWTVSDVKGDIVIDKKYLEGLRDIKPGQRIVVIFYFHKNPESSSECLIQKPPHKDREMGVFSTCSPIRPNPIGMSILEVLGIDDNIIHVKGIDMLDGTPVLDIKPFVEKDG; encoded by the coding sequence ATGAAGGGATCTTTTAAAATAGGCTGTGAAGTCGTTTCGTTGCAGTCAAACGGTATGAAGGTCGGATTTAAACATATAGGCTTTGTCAGACATGAATCCCCTACGGTACCCAGGCACTGGACAGTGTCTGACGTTAAAGGGGATATAGTAATTGACAAGAAATACCTTGAGGGACTCAGGGATATAAAGCCAGGCCAGAGGATTGTCGTAATATTCTATTTTCACAAGAATCCCGAATCTTCCTCTGAATGTCTCATACAGAAGCCCCCTCACAAAGACCGTGAGATGGGGGTCTTCAGCACCTGCTCCCCCATCCGTCCGAACCCTATCGGGATGTCCATCCTTGAGGTATTGGGTATCGATGACAATATCATTCATGTAAAAGGTATCGACATGCTTGACGGCACGCCGGTGCTTGATATAAAACCCTTTGTGGAAAAAGACGGCTAA